From Paraburkholderia sabiae, a single genomic window includes:
- a CDS encoding Flp family type IVb pilin gives MKQAIQQFLREEDGVSAIEYGLLAGLIAVAIITTVGLIGTNLNRVFGYIKDKLVGITQPA, from the coding sequence ATGAAGCAAGCAATCCAACAATTCCTGCGCGAAGAAGACGGCGTGTCGGCGATCGAATACGGCCTGCTGGCCGGGCTGATCGCAGTGGCCATCATCACGACGGTCGGGCTGATCGGCACCAACCTCAACCGCGTCTTCGGCTACATCAAGGACAAGCTCGTCGGCATCACGCAGCCGGCCTGA
- a CDS encoding Flp family type IVb pilin: protein MKNAIQNFLREEDGVSAIEYGLLAGLIAVAIITTVGLIGTNLDRVFGYVKDKLVGITQPA from the coding sequence ATGAAAAACGCAATCCAGAACTTTCTGCGCGAAGAAGACGGCGTATCGGCAATTGAATACGGGCTGCTCGCCGGTTTGATCGCGGTGGCGATCATCACGACGGTCGGGCTGATCGGTACCAATCTCGATCGCGTGTTCGGCTACGTCAAGGACAAGCTGGTCGGCATCACGCAACCGGCCTGA